CCAAACCGATTCGAGGAGGTCCGCCGACCGTGCCCCCCAGCATCGTCACCCTCAGTGACAGCAACTTCGACGAGGAGGTCAAGTCATCGGAGGAGCCCGTGCTCGTCGATTTCTGGGCCGAGTGGTGCGGACCGTGCAAGATGATCGCCCCCATCCTCCACGAGATCGCGACCGAGCAGGAGGGGCAGCTGCGGATCGGCAAGCTCAACATCGACGAGAACCTCGAGACGGCCCGTCGCTTCGAGGTGATGAGCATCCCGACGCTCATCTTGTTCCGGGACGGGGAGCCCCAGCTCCGCATCATCGGCGCCAAGGGCAAGGGTCAGCTCCTGCAGGAGCTGCAGAGCGTTCTCTAAGAGAGCTCGCGCTGCAGCGGGGCGCCAGCGGAGAGAACGTGCAGGACCTCCAACGTCGGTTGGCGGTCGTCGACCTCTCGATCCCCGATGACGCTCCGGGCCGGTTCGGCGCCAACACCGAGGCCGCCGTCAAGGAGTTCCAACAGCGCCGGGGGCTGCGGATCGACGGGATCTGCGGACCGCAAACCTGGTCGGCGCTCGTCGAAGCGGGCTATGGGCTTGGTGACCGACTCTTGTACCGTCGTACCCCGATG
This genomic window from Acidimicrobiales bacterium contains:
- the trxA gene encoding thioredoxin — its product is MPPSIVTLSDSNFDEEVKSSEEPVLVDFWAEWCGPCKMIAPILHEIATEQEGQLRIGKLNIDENLETARRFEVMSIPTLILFRDGEPQLRIIGAKGKGQLLQELQSVL
- a CDS encoding peptidoglycan-binding protein, with translation MQDLQRRLAVVDLSIPDDAPGRFGANTEAAVKEFQQRRGLRIDGICGPQTWSALVEAGYGLGDRLLYRRTPMLRGDDVAELQQRLGALGFDTRRVDGIFGDDTSVALSEFQRNVGLTADG